From a single bacterium genomic region:
- a CDS encoding cobalamin B12-binding domain-containing protein, giving the protein MTEPRIRILVAKPGLDGHDRGAKVVARALRDAGYEVIYTGLHQTPEMVATAAIQEDVDAVGLSILSGAHNALLPKIVELLRREGAGDIKVFAGGIIPDEDIPDLQAAGIAAVFTPGTPLERIVAWVRDNVKPRGVAA; this is encoded by the coding sequence ATGACAGAGCCGCGCATCCGGATCCTCGTCGCGAAACCCGGTCTCGACGGCCACGACCGCGGGGCCAAGGTGGTCGCGCGGGCGCTGCGCGACGCCGGCTACGAAGTCATCTACACGGGCCTGCACCAGACGCCGGAGATGGTCGCCACCGCCGCGATCCAGGAAGACGTGGATGCGGTTGGGCTCAGCATCCTCTCCGGCGCGCACAACGCCCTGCTGCCGAAGATCGTGGAGTTGCTGCGCCGGGAGGGCGCGGGGGACATCAAGGTGTTCGCCGGCGGGATCATCCCGGACGAGGACATCCCCGACCTCCAGGCCGCCGGCATCGCCGCGGTGTTCACGCCCGGCACGCCGCTCGAGCGAATCGTGGCGTGGGTGCGGGACAACGTCAAGCCGCGGGGCGTGGCCGCGTGA
- a CDS encoding thiolase family protein: protein MGDVLILSAVRTPIGRFQGGLAPVPAPRLGAAAIAEAVRRAAAPPEQIDEVYMGIILAAGVGQAPARQASIYAGLPNTVPATTVNKMCGSGLKAAMLATQAIQAGDAELVVAGGMENMSAAPYLLDRARTGYRLGHGQLIDSVIRDGLWDAYTDQHMGSCCELLAREYRIPREAQDEYARRSYARALEAMDSGHFRREIVPVAVPNGRAAATVAEDEEPRRFRPEKVASLPPVFEPDGTVTVANASSISDGGAALVLGSADAARRLGAKPLARVVGQAVSARAPEWFTIAPAGAIQKLLAKVNWSKDEVDLYEINEAYAAVVLAVTREVGIDLERVNVHGGAVALGHPVGASGARILVTLLNARAERDARRGVAAVCLGGGEAVGLAVERV, encoded by the coding sequence ATGGGTGACGTCCTGATCCTGAGCGCGGTGCGCACGCCGATCGGCAGGTTCCAAGGCGGCCTCGCGCCCGTGCCGGCCCCCCGGCTCGGCGCCGCCGCCATCGCCGAGGCGGTGCGCCGGGCCGCGGCCCCGCCCGAGCAGATCGACGAAGTGTACATGGGTATCATCCTCGCCGCCGGCGTCGGCCAAGCGCCGGCCCGTCAGGCGTCGATCTACGCGGGCCTGCCGAACACCGTGCCGGCCACGACCGTGAACAAGATGTGCGGCTCGGGGCTCAAGGCCGCGATGCTCGCGACGCAGGCCATTCAGGCGGGCGACGCCGAGCTGGTCGTCGCCGGCGGGATGGAGAACATGAGCGCCGCGCCGTACCTCCTCGATCGGGCGCGCACCGGCTACCGCCTCGGGCACGGCCAGCTCATCGACTCCGTGATCCGGGACGGGCTGTGGGACGCCTACACCGACCAGCACATGGGGAGCTGCTGCGAGCTGCTGGCGCGCGAATACCGGATTCCTCGCGAAGCGCAGGACGAGTACGCGCGGCGGTCCTACGCCCGGGCGCTCGAGGCGATGGATTCGGGCCACTTCCGCCGCGAGATCGTGCCGGTCGCCGTGCCGAACGGCCGCGCGGCCGCCACGGTGGCGGAGGACGAAGAGCCGCGGCGATTCCGGCCGGAGAAGGTGGCCTCGCTGCCGCCGGTCTTCGAACCCGACGGCACGGTGACCGTCGCCAACGCCTCGTCGATCAGCGACGGCGGCGCCGCGCTGGTGCTCGGGTCGGCGGACGCCGCGCGGCGGCTCGGCGCCAAACCGCTGGCCCGGGTCGTCGGCCAGGCGGTGTCGGCGCGGGCGCCCGAATGGTTCACGATCGCGCCGGCGGGGGCGATTCAAAAGTTGCTGGCCAAGGTCAACTGGTCCAAGGACGAGGTGGATCTCTACGAGATCAACGAAGCCTATGCCGCGGTGGTGCTGGCGGTCACCCGCGAGGTCGGCATCGATCTGGAGCGCGTGAACGTGCACGGCGGCGCGGTGGCGCTCGGCCACCCCGTGGGGGCGAGCGGCGCGCGCATTCTGGTGACGCTGCTCAACGCGAGGGCCGAGCGCGACGCGCGGCGCGGCGTCGCGGCCGTGTGCTTGGGCGGCGGCGAGGCGGTCGGCCTGGCGGTCGAACGCGTCTGA
- the lysA gene encoding diaminopimelate decarboxylase, protein MDAASTTTLRQDVLLGEAREGRLVLGGAAAADLVREHGTPLYVMDEERLRANCRAYATALRAAYPRSRPAFASKALCTMATCRLAYDEGFAVDVVSAGEIHTALRAGVPAADLLLHGSNKTPEELRLALERGVGRIVVDNFYELELLDTLTRETGRTADVLLRLTPGIEPHTHQAIQTGGIDSKFGFGILDGGAREAVARTLEVRGLRLRGLHCHIGSQVLELDPFVRAAEAMMGFAAWMARDHRVPVDELDLGGGLGIRYLPTDEPPSIEAYVAALAAAVRRRAEEHGLPLPLLMVEPGRSIVGDAGVTLYTVGAIKAIPGVRTYVSVDGGMYENPRPALYQARYHAVLADRLTEPPADAVTIAGRCCESGDVLIWESRLPRPRPGDVLAVFATGAYNYSMAGNYNRYPRPPLVFARGGRSRVVVAGETTDDLLARDLPLA, encoded by the coding sequence GTGGACGCGGCATCGACGACCACGCTTCGCCAGGACGTGCTCCTTGGCGAGGCACGGGAAGGCCGGCTGGTGCTCGGCGGCGCCGCCGCGGCGGACCTCGTCCGCGAGCACGGCACGCCGCTGTATGTGATGGACGAAGAGCGTCTCCGGGCGAACTGCCGCGCCTACGCGACCGCGCTGCGGGCGGCGTATCCGCGCTCGCGTCCGGCCTTCGCGAGCAAGGCGCTGTGCACCATGGCCACGTGCCGTCTGGCCTACGATGAGGGGTTCGCCGTCGACGTCGTGTCGGCCGGGGAGATCCACACCGCGCTCCGGGCCGGCGTGCCGGCCGCCGATCTGCTGCTGCACGGCAGCAACAAGACGCCGGAGGAGCTGCGGCTCGCGCTCGAGCGCGGCGTGGGGCGGATCGTCGTCGATAATTTCTACGAGCTCGAGCTCCTCGACACGCTGACGCGGGAGACCGGCCGGACCGCAGACGTGTTGCTGCGCCTCACGCCGGGGATCGAACCGCACACGCACCAGGCCATCCAGACCGGCGGCATCGACAGCAAGTTCGGGTTCGGCATACTCGACGGTGGCGCGCGGGAGGCGGTCGCCCGGACGCTCGAGGTGCGTGGGCTCCGCCTGCGGGGTCTGCACTGCCATATCGGATCGCAGGTTCTGGAGCTGGACCCCTTCGTGCGCGCCGCCGAAGCGATGATGGGGTTTGCCGCGTGGATGGCCCGCGATCATCGGGTGCCGGTCGACGAGCTCGACCTCGGGGGCGGGCTCGGGATTCGCTACCTGCCCACGGACGAGCCGCCGTCGATCGAGGCCTACGTCGCCGCGCTGGCCGCGGCGGTCCGGCGCCGCGCGGAGGAGCACGGGTTGCCGCTGCCGCTCCTGATGGTGGAACCCGGCCGCTCCATCGTCGGCGATGCCGGCGTGACGCTGTACACCGTCGGTGCGATCAAAGCGATTCCGGGCGTCCGGACCTACGTCTCGGTGGACGGGGGCATGTATGAAAACCCGCGCCCCGCACTCTATCAGGCGCGGTACCACGCGGTGCTGGCGGATCGGCTGACCGAGCCGCCGGCCGACGCCGTCACCATCGCGGGGCGCTGCTGCGAGTCCGGCGATGTGCTCATCTGGGAGTCCCGGCTGCCCCGGCCGCGTCCGGGGGACGTGCTCGCGGTATTCGCCACCGGCGCGTACAACTATTCGATGGCCGGCAACTACAATCGCTACCCGCGCCCGCCGCTTGTGTTCGCGCGCGGCGGGCGGTCGCGCGTCGTCGTGGCCGGGGAAACGACGGACGACCTCCTGGCGCGAGACCTCCCCCTCGCGTAG
- a CDS encoding site-2 protease family protein yields MLRLGDPLAIAITLVAVLVAATCHEYAHALVADRLGDPTPRARGRLSLNPLVHLDPLGTVFFVVFGFGWARPVPVNPRYFADPRRGMLQVALAGPLANVMVAFLVGGLLKAPGLPGGRLTASVLETLVLINIILAIFNLIPIPPLDGSRIVESLLAGREAQTYARLQPYGTLLLLVLLYTGVVGHIMLPAVYWLYQASTGGLPGLL; encoded by the coding sequence GTGCTGAGACTCGGCGATCCCCTGGCGATTGCGATCACGCTCGTGGCGGTTCTCGTCGCCGCGACCTGCCACGAATACGCGCACGCGCTGGTGGCCGACCGTCTCGGCGATCCGACTCCACGCGCGCGCGGCCGCCTGAGTCTCAACCCGCTCGTTCACCTCGACCCGCTCGGCACGGTGTTCTTCGTCGTCTTCGGGTTCGGCTGGGCGCGACCGGTGCCGGTCAACCCCCGGTACTTTGCCGATCCGCGCCGCGGCATGCTGCAGGTGGCGCTCGCCGGGCCGCTGGCCAACGTGATGGTGGCGTTTCTCGTCGGCGGGCTCCTGAAAGCCCCGGGGCTGCCGGGTGGGCGGCTCACCGCGAGCGTGCTGGAAACGTTGGTCTTGATCAACATCATCCTGGCGATTTTCAACCTCATTCCGATTCCGCCGCTCGACGGCTCGCGCATCGTGGAGAGCCTGCTGGCCGGCCGCGAGGCACAGACCTACGCCCGGCTGCAGCCGTACGGCACCCTGCTGCTGCTCGTGCTGCTCTACACCGGGGTGGTGGGGCACATCATGCTCCCCGCCGTCTACTGGCTGTATCAAGCCTCGACCGGGGGGCTTCCGGGCCTCTTATGA
- a CDS encoding DUF3096 domain-containing protein yields the protein MPHTEAVVTYARLSPLVALIAGILILMIPRLLNYIVALYLIVIGFIGLTGR from the coding sequence GTGCCGCACACCGAGGCGGTCGTAACGTACGCACGGCTCTCACCGCTCGTCGCGCTCATCGCGGGCATCCTGATCTTAATGATCCCGCGCCTGCTCAACTACATCGTCGCGCTCTACCTGATCGTTATCGGTTTCATCGGCCTCACCGGCCGCTGA
- a CDS encoding ATP-binding protein: MRCRKCAAGATVEIRRHHTAFCNDHFLEFFERQVARAVEHERMFTREDRVLVAVSGGKDSLALWDVLRRLGYRTTGLYINLGIGEYSAESQRKSLAYAAAQQAELLLADIPELYGMGVEAFARATGRVSCSACGLSKRYLFNKVARDGGFAAVATGHNLDDEAAVLLGNLLHWQTAYLARQAPVLDSTHPHLVKKVKPFFRIAERETAAYAIIRGIDYIVEECPNSVGARSLLYKDALNLLEQAAPGTKQSLYWGFLERGRPLVEGQDQVDLRACLHCGQPTTAEVCAFCRMTERAAERMRVRPAPQEGPAPAGAPGEAAAAAAARAGASPA; the protein is encoded by the coding sequence ATGCGCTGCCGGAAGTGCGCCGCGGGCGCCACGGTGGAGATTCGCCGGCACCACACCGCGTTCTGCAACGACCATTTCCTGGAATTTTTCGAGCGCCAGGTGGCGCGCGCCGTCGAGCACGAGCGGATGTTCACGCGGGAGGACCGCGTCCTGGTGGCCGTCTCGGGCGGCAAAGACAGCCTTGCCCTGTGGGACGTGCTGCGCCGCCTCGGGTACCGGACGACCGGGCTCTACATCAATCTCGGCATCGGCGAGTATTCGGCGGAGTCCCAGCGCAAGTCCCTGGCGTACGCGGCGGCGCAGCAGGCGGAGCTCCTCCTGGCCGACATCCCGGAACTGTACGGCATGGGCGTGGAGGCGTTTGCCCGCGCCACGGGCCGCGTCAGCTGCTCCGCGTGCGGGCTCAGCAAGCGCTATCTCTTCAACAAGGTCGCGCGGGACGGCGGGTTCGCGGCCGTGGCCACCGGCCACAATCTCGACGACGAAGCCGCGGTCCTCCTCGGCAACCTGCTGCACTGGCAGACGGCGTATCTCGCGCGGCAGGCGCCGGTGCTCGACAGCACGCACCCGCATCTCGTCAAGAAGGTCAAGCCCTTCTTCCGCATCGCGGAGCGCGAAACGGCGGCCTACGCGATCATCCGCGGCATCGACTACATCGTGGAGGAGTGTCCCAACAGCGTCGGCGCGCGGAGCCTGCTCTACAAGGACGCGCTCAACCTGCTCGAGCAGGCCGCGCCGGGCACCAAACAGAGCCTGTACTGGGGTTTCCTCGAGCGCGGCCGGCCGCTCGTCGAGGGGCAGGACCAGGTGGACCTCCGCGCCTGCCTGCACTGCGGGCAGCCGACGACGGCGGAGGTCTGCGCGTTCTGCCGCATGACCGAGCGCGCGGCCGAGCGGATGCGCGTGCGGCCTGCCCCTCAAGAGGGGCCCGCCCCGGCCGGCGCCCCCGGGGAGGCCGCGGCGGCGGCGGCGGCGCGCGCGGGTGCGTCCCCCGCGTGA
- a CDS encoding MBL fold metallo-hydrolase has translation MPHYICTTCGVQFAERAAPPAACPICEDERQFVGRQGQAWTLPDALRRSHRHVLRAEEPDLLGIGMEPAFAIGQRALLVRTPAGNVLWDCISLLDDGVVQAVGAMGGLAAVAISHPHFYASMVDWSRAFGRVPIYLHAADRAHVMRPDPAIEFWDGERCALPGGLTLLRCGGHFAGSAALHWPAGAGGRGVLLTGDTIQSVPDPRAVSFMYSYPNYIPLPAETVARIAAAVEPLAFDRIYGGWFDRTVPGDAKAVVARSAARYVRALRSSIRS, from the coding sequence ATGCCCCATTATATCTGCACGACGTGCGGGGTGCAGTTTGCCGAGCGCGCGGCCCCGCCTGCCGCGTGTCCGATCTGCGAGGACGAGCGCCAATTCGTCGGCCGGCAGGGCCAGGCGTGGACGCTCCCGGACGCGCTCCGGCGATCTCACCGGCACGTCCTGCGCGCGGAGGAGCCGGATCTGCTCGGCATCGGGATGGAGCCGGCGTTCGCGATCGGGCAGCGGGCGCTGCTCGTGCGGACGCCGGCGGGCAACGTATTGTGGGACTGCATCAGCCTGCTCGACGACGGCGTGGTACAGGCGGTCGGAGCGATGGGCGGGCTGGCGGCCGTCGCGATCTCGCACCCGCATTTCTACGCGTCGATGGTCGACTGGAGCCGCGCGTTCGGGCGGGTGCCTATCTATCTGCACGCCGCCGACCGCGCGCACGTCATGCGGCCTGATCCGGCCATCGAGTTCTGGGACGGCGAGCGGTGCGCGCTGCCGGGCGGGCTCACGCTCCTGCGGTGCGGCGGTCACTTCGCCGGATCGGCGGCGCTGCACTGGCCGGCCGGCGCCGGGGGCCGGGGCGTGCTGCTGACCGGCGACACCATTCAGTCGGTGCCCGACCCGCGCGCCGTGAGTTTCATGTACAGTTATCCGAACTACATCCCGCTCCCCGCGGAGACGGTCGCGCGCATTGCCGCCGCGGTGGAGCCGCTGGCCTTCGACCGGATCTACGGGGGATGGTTCGATCGAACGGTGCCGGGCGACGCGAAGGCCGTCGTGGCGCGCTCGGCGGCACGTTACGTGCGGGCGCTCCGATCCTCCATCAGGTCGTGA
- a CDS encoding segregation/condensation protein A, protein MAYHVQCEVFEGPIDLLVSLAHRGQVDLSHVPLRELAETYLARTHPSLDEATDVLVHLAILVDLKARTLVPAAPPAEAPPPAEEASADLRDRLGAQMAEYRQFREAAQALRQLETVQSRIFAGPSASADLGEEVLLEGVTLEDLFTAFNQVLRRAQDAPTEIAGEEFTVEQKMDAVVRALDVAGGTVLFGTLFRTGASRLEIIVTFLALLELIKRRHIRAQQSNAFEEIEIVLVRDP, encoded by the coding sequence GTGGCCTACCACGTGCAGTGTGAGGTCTTCGAAGGCCCCATCGACCTGCTCGTCAGCCTCGCGCACCGCGGCCAAGTCGACTTGTCGCACGTTCCGCTCCGCGAACTGGCCGAGACCTACTTGGCCCGCACTCATCCGAGCCTCGACGAGGCCACCGACGTCCTGGTGCACCTCGCGATCCTCGTGGACCTGAAGGCCCGCACCCTCGTCCCGGCGGCCCCCCCGGCGGAGGCGCCGCCGCCGGCGGAGGAGGCATCGGCCGACCTGCGGGACCGTCTGGGCGCCCAGATGGCGGAGTACCGGCAGTTCCGCGAGGCCGCCCAGGCGCTCCGGCAACTCGAGACCGTCCAGAGCCGCATCTTTGCCGGCCCCAGTGCCTCCGCCGACCTCGGCGAGGAGGTGCTGCTGGAGGGCGTGACGCTCGAGGACCTGTTCACCGCGTTCAACCAGGTGCTGCGCCGCGCTCAGGACGCGCCCACGGAGATCGCCGGCGAGGAGTTTACCGTCGAGCAGAAGATGGACGCGGTGGTGCGCGCGCTCGACGTCGCCGGCGGCACCGTGCTGTTCGGGACGCTGTTCCGGACCGGCGCGAGCCGCCTCGAGATCATCGTCACGTTTCTCGCGCTCCTCGAACTGATAAAGCGGCGGCACATCCGCGCCCAGCAGTCCAACGCGTTCGAGGAGATCGAGATCGTGCTGGTGCGCGACCCATGA
- a CDS encoding MoaD/ThiS family protein, with protein sequence MKVLIRHQKREVEVRGARRVRELLVELGVNPESVLVIRGQVLLTHDARVADEDTVELRPVVSGGVA encoded by the coding sequence GTGAAGGTGCTGATCCGTCACCAGAAGCGCGAAGTCGAGGTCCGGGGCGCCCGGCGGGTGCGCGAGCTCCTCGTCGAGCTCGGCGTCAATCCCGAGTCGGTGCTGGTCATTCGCGGCCAGGTACTGCTGACGCACGACGCGCGGGTCGCCGACGAGGACACGGTCGAGCTGCGCCCCGTCGTCTCCGGAGGGGTAGCCTGA
- the scpB gene encoding SMC-Scp complex subunit ScpB: MTGADGHTNGFAGNGGSGRRTVQVDHARGTGTAVPIPEGGRTGDASGPCPGQPAESRNVIECLLLARGGILHIGEIKKVLDVTEGEIRATLAALAVEYGGRGLQIREVAGGYQLCTRPEYGAYVQRLLRLEELDPLTRATLEVLAIVAYRQPVTRAEVDAVRGVQSVHHFLKLQDRRLVREVGRRPGPGRPILYGTTEGFLRYFGLPDLSALPAARNHDGAPALPPAAT, from the coding sequence ATGACCGGCGCAGACGGGCATACCAACGGCTTTGCCGGAAACGGCGGCAGCGGTCGGCGCACGGTGCAGGTCGACCATGCGCGGGGGACCGGAACGGCCGTCCCCATCCCGGAGGGGGGGCGGACCGGGGACGCCTCCGGCCCGTGCCCGGGGCAGCCGGCCGAAAGCCGTAACGTCATCGAATGCCTACTTCTCGCCCGGGGGGGCATACTCCACATCGGGGAAATCAAGAAGGTGCTGGACGTCACCGAGGGCGAAATTCGGGCGACGCTCGCCGCCCTGGCCGTCGAGTACGGCGGGCGCGGCCTGCAGATCCGGGAAGTCGCGGGGGGCTACCAATTGTGCACCCGCCCCGAGTACGGGGCATACGTTCAGCGGCTGCTGCGGCTCGAGGAACTCGACCCCTTGACCCGCGCGACGCTCGAGGTGCTGGCGATCGTGGCGTACCGTCAACCGGTCACGCGCGCCGAGGTCGACGCCGTGCGGGGTGTGCAGTCCGTGCACCATTTCCTGAAACTGCAAGACCGGCGGCTGGTCCGGGAAGTCGGCCGCCGGCCGGGGCCCGGCCGGCCGATTTTGTACGGAACGACGGAGGGATTCTTGCGCTATTTTGGGCTCCCGGATCTCTCGGCGCTGCCCGCCGCGAGGAATCATGACGGTGCACCCGCGCTGCCGCCCGCGGCCACGTAG